Proteins from one Flavobacterium sp. N2038 genomic window:
- a CDS encoding OsmC family protein has protein sequence MKFTRKAHANWKGTGMEGKGTITTQSTTLDNAQLSFKTRFADGVGTNPEELVAAAHSGCFTMQLSFLLNEGGFTADDLTTEATVTFEDGTITLIHLDLKGKVPSISAEEFAATAAKAKEICPISKLLNTTITLSAELIS, from the coding sequence ATGAAATTTACAAGAAAAGCGCACGCCAACTGGAAAGGAACCGGTATGGAAGGAAAAGGAACGATAACTACACAAAGTACAACACTGGATAATGCTCAGCTATCATTTAAAACACGATTTGCAGACGGCGTGGGAACAAATCCCGAAGAATTGGTCGCAGCAGCACATTCAGGCTGTTTTACGATGCAATTAAGCTTTTTACTAAACGAAGGAGGTTTCACTGCCGATGATTTAACCACAGAAGCTACAGTAACTTTTGAAGATGGCACTATAACTTTAATCCATTTAGATTTAAAAGGAAAGGTACCTTCTATTTCTGCAGAAGAATTTGCAGCTACAGCCGCTAAGGCCAAAGAGATTTGTCCAATTTCTAAATTATTAAACACCACTATCACTTTGTCTGCAGAATTGATTAGTTAA
- a CDS encoding lipid A phosphoethanolamine transferase: MKKQLLYFSIFFLITSLAAAQDEDIDRSNSPFAEPRYHYFLQTILLYNEYLDTKNGSFNTTNLRILQPIGNKAWNLRFDLPLISTNSNSLNQTGLGDIGAGLSFIPYFKKNNGIGLRTRVISNSAVDPSFGTGKWVVIPAGVFAKYFNRKKFLWIATVEHSQSFAGSSNRSDVSVTLLENNFLWFFGKNWIATDVAFRYNYVLDGFQNNAFMEFGRKITPTNLVYVHPSVAFGGEKSYNFGMEVGLLILF; encoded by the coding sequence ATGAAAAAACAATTACTTTACTTTAGCATTTTTTTTCTTATTACATCTCTTGCAGCAGCACAAGACGAAGATATTGACCGAAGCAATAGTCCGTTTGCTGAACCCCGATATCATTATTTTCTGCAGACTATTTTATTATACAACGAATATTTAGATACCAAAAATGGCTCGTTTAATACCACAAACTTGCGTATTCTACAGCCAATAGGCAACAAAGCCTGGAATTTGAGATTTGATTTGCCTTTAATCTCAACTAACTCAAATTCCCTCAATCAAACCGGACTTGGAGATATAGGTGCCGGGCTTAGTTTTATCCCTTATTTCAAGAAAAACAACGGAATTGGCCTCAGAACCCGTGTTATTTCAAACTCCGCAGTAGATCCAAGTTTTGGTACCGGAAAATGGGTCGTTATTCCAGCCGGTGTTTTTGCAAAATACTTTAATCGAAAGAAATTTTTATGGATTGCTACTGTCGAACATTCCCAAAGTTTTGCAGGATCAAGTAATCGAAGCGATGTGAGTGTAACATTGCTAGAAAACAACTTTTTATGGTTTTTCGGTAAAAACTGGATTGCTACCGATGTAGCCTTTAGATATAATTATGTTCTGGATGGTTTTCAGAATAATGCTTTTATGGAATTTGGTCGAAAAATTACCCCGACAAACTTAGTTTATGTACACCCCAGTGTAGCTTTTGGAGGTGAAAAATCATATAATTTCGGTATGGAAGTCGGACTTCTAATTTTATTCTAA
- a CDS encoding ATP-dependent Clp protease ATP-binding subunit, protein MDDNFSPRVKDVITYSKEEALRLGHDFIGTEHLMLGILRDGNGKAIHILNNLAVDLDHLRRKVEILSPANQSVEVNTEKKNLHLTRQAERALKTTFLEAKVFQSSSISTAHLLLCILRNENDPTTKLLNKLKIDYDIAKEQYLNMTPNEEEFLENLPRNESYNDDSGQDDSLKESSFNNPANKSNKKSKTPVLDNFGRDLTEMAEEGKLDPVVGREKEIERVSQILSRRKKNNPLLIGEPGVGKSAIAEGLALRIIQKKVSRILFNKRVVTLDLASLVAGTKYRGQFEERMKAVMNELEKNDDIILFIDEIHTIVGAGGATGSLDASNMFKPALARGEIQCIGATTLDEYRQYIEKDGALERRFQKVIVEPTSVEETIAILNNVKDKYEDHHNVTYTQEAIEACVKLTNRYMSERFLPDKAIDAMDEAGSRVHITNIDVPKQILDLERQLEEVREMKNMVVKKQKYEEAAKLRDDEKRIEKDLALAQEQWEEDSKNNRIEVTEDNVADVVSMMTGIPVNRIAQTESNKLAQLPELIQNKVIGQNEAVLKIARSIQRNRAGLKDPNKPIGSFIFLGQTGVGKTQLAKVLAKELFDSEDALIRIDMSEYMEKFAISRLVGAPPGYVGYEEGGQLTEKVRRKPYCVVLLDEIEKAHPDVFNMMLQVLDDGYLTDSLGRKIDFKNTIIIMTSNVGARQLKDFGQGVGFGTAAKVAQADENSKSIIENALKKTFAPEFLNRIDDVIVFNALEKSDIDLIIEIELKKLYSRIAELGYKLSLTDKAKAFIAEKGFDRQFGARPLKRAIQKYVEDLLAEEIITSKIHSGDEIMMDLKDDSQELSVEIHKAEEPTNQ, encoded by the coding sequence ATGGATGATAATTTTTCACCAAGAGTAAAAGATGTTATTACATACAGTAAAGAGGAAGCCCTTCGTTTAGGACACGACTTTATTGGTACTGAACATCTAATGCTGGGCATTTTAAGAGATGGTAACGGAAAAGCTATTCATATACTTAATAACCTGGCAGTCGATCTAGATCATTTACGCAGGAAAGTAGAAATACTGAGTCCAGCCAACCAGAGCGTTGAAGTAAATACCGAAAAGAAAAATCTTCATCTTACCCGACAGGCAGAAAGAGCCCTGAAGACCACTTTTCTTGAAGCAAAAGTATTTCAAAGTTCATCAATTAGCACGGCACACCTGCTTTTATGCATCTTACGAAACGAAAACGATCCAACAACCAAGCTATTGAATAAACTTAAAATAGATTATGACATAGCTAAAGAACAGTATTTAAATATGACTCCAAACGAAGAAGAATTCTTAGAAAACTTGCCAAGAAACGAATCGTACAATGACGATTCAGGACAAGATGACAGTCTTAAAGAAAGTAGTTTTAATAATCCAGCCAATAAGTCAAACAAAAAATCAAAAACTCCGGTATTAGATAATTTTGGGAGAGATTTAACAGAAATGGCCGAAGAAGGGAAACTGGATCCCGTTGTAGGACGCGAGAAAGAAATTGAACGTGTTTCACAAATTCTAAGCCGTAGAAAAAAGAACAACCCACTTCTTATTGGAGAACCGGGAGTTGGTAAATCTGCTATTGCAGAAGGTCTGGCTTTACGTATTATTCAAAAGAAAGTATCCCGTATTCTATTCAACAAACGTGTCGTAACACTTGATTTGGCCAGTTTAGTTGCCGGAACAAAATACAGAGGACAGTTTGAAGAAAGAATGAAAGCGGTAATGAATGAACTTGAAAAGAATGACGATATTATTCTTTTTATTGATGAAATTCATACTATCGTAGGTGCCGGTGGAGCAACAGGCTCTCTTGATGCTTCAAACATGTTTAAACCTGCTTTGGCAAGAGGCGAAATCCAATGTATTGGTGCTACTACTCTTGATGAGTACAGACAATATATTGAAAAAGATGGTGCTCTTGAAAGACGTTTCCAAAAAGTAATTGTTGAACCAACTTCTGTTGAAGAAACAATCGCGATTTTGAACAACGTAAAAGACAAATACGAAGATCACCACAATGTTACTTATACACAGGAAGCAATTGAAGCTTGTGTTAAATTAACAAACAGATATATGTCTGAGCGTTTCTTACCAGACAAAGCTATTGATGCTATGGATGAAGCCGGATCTCGCGTTCACATTACTAATATTGATGTTCCAAAACAAATTTTGGATTTAGAACGTCAGTTAGAAGAAGTTCGCGAAATGAAGAATATGGTAGTTAAAAAGCAAAAATATGAAGAGGCTGCCAAACTTCGCGATGACGAAAAACGTATCGAAAAAGATCTTGCTTTAGCTCAGGAACAATGGGAAGAAGACTCTAAAAACAACAGAATTGAAGTTACAGAAGATAATGTAGCCGATGTTGTTTCTATGATGACCGGAATCCCTGTTAACAGAATTGCACAAACAGAAAGCAATAAACTGGCTCAATTACCTGAATTAATTCAGAATAAAGTGATTGGTCAAAACGAAGCAGTTTTAAAAATCGCTCGTTCTATTCAACGTAACAGAGCCGGACTTAAAGATCCGAACAAACCAATTGGTTCATTTATTTTCTTAGGTCAGACTGGTGTTGGTAAAACGCAGTTAGCAAAAGTTTTAGCCAAAGAATTATTCGATTCTGAAGATGCGTTAATTCGTATTGACATGAGCGAATACATGGAGAAATTTGCCATCTCTCGTTTAGTTGGAGCGCCTCCGGGATATGTTGGTTATGAAGAAGGCGGACAATTGACAGAAAAAGTTCGTAGAAAACCATATTGTGTTGTCCTTTTAGATGAGATCGAAAAAGCGCATCCGGATGTGTTTAATATGATGCTTCAGGTGTTAGATGACGGATATTTAACAGATAGTTTAGGTCGCAAAATCGACTTTAAAAATACTATCATTATCATGACTTCTAATGTTGGTGCACGTCAGTTAAAAGACTTCGGACAAGGTGTTGGATTCGGAACTGCTGCGAAAGTAGCTCAGGCTGATGAAAACTCGAAAAGTATTATCGAAAACGCCTTGAAGAAAACCTTTGCTCCTGAATTCTTAAACAGAATTGATGATGTAATTGTATTTAACGCATTAGAGAAATCAGATATTGATTTGATTATCGAGATCGAATTGAAAAAACTATATTCTCGTATTGCTGAATTAGGATACAAATTAAGTCTTACTGATAAAGCTAAAGCTTTTATCGCTGAGAAAGGTTTTGACAGACAATTTGGAGCAAGACCACTAAAAAGAGCCATTCAGAAATACGTAGAAGATTTGTTAGCCGAAGAAATCATCACTTCAAAAATACATTCCGGTGACGAAATCATGATGGATTTAAAAGACGATTCTCAAGAACTTTCAGTAGAAATTCACAAAGCAGAAGAGCCAACAAATCAGTAA
- the gyrA gene encoding DNA gyrase subunit A, with protein sequence MSEGEKLIPINIEDEMKSAYIDYSMSVIVSRALPDVRDGLKPVHRRVLYGMYDLGVTSRSAHKKSARIVGEVLGKYHPHGDTSVYDAMVRMAQEWSMRYLLVDGQGNFGSVDGDSPAAMRYTEARMRKISEEIMADIEKETVDFQLNFDDTLYEPKVMPTKVPTLLVNGATGIAVGMATNMPPHNLTEVINGTLAYLDNNDIEVDELMTHIKAPDFPTGGVIYGYEGVREAFKTGRGRIVMRAKVGFEEVDGRECIIVTEIPYQVNKAEMIKRTADLVNDKKIEGIANIRDESDRNGMRIVYILKRDATPNVVLNTLYKYTSLQSSFSVNNIALVKGRPQLLNLKDMIHYFIEHRHDVVVRRTQFELRKAEERAHILEGLIIASDNIDEVIALIRGSKNTDEAREKLIERFKLSDIQARAIVEMRLRQLTGLEQDKLRAEFDELMKLIEHLKALLADVNLRTDLIKEELAEIRDKYGDDRRSQIEYSGGDVSIEDLIADENVVITISHAGYIKRTNLTEYKTQNRGGVGQKSAGTRDQDFLEHMFVATNHQYMMFFTQKGKCFWMRVYEIPEGSKTAKGRAIQNLVNIESDDKVKAFICTQDLKDKDYINTHNLVMVTKQGQVKKTSLEKYSKPRVNGVAAITIKEGDELLEAKLTDGESQIILAVKSGKLVRFEETKTRPMGRTASGVRGISLKDETDEVIGMVTVAKNDIADSQILVVTENGYGKRTKLVDDDGEDVYRITNRGGKGVKTLNITEKTGKLISINAVTDSDDLMIINKSGLTIRMAIEDLRVMGRATQGVRLINLKGKDSIAAVTKVMKDEEEEVIVDEDGNVVGTVIEKVKPDLEVLEDDGTADDDDDDDTEEEVEEEDDSEEESEE encoded by the coding sequence ATGTCTGAAGGAGAAAAGTTAATTCCCATTAACATAGAAGATGAAATGAAATCTGCTTACATCGATTATTCGATGTCAGTAATTGTATCAAGAGCGCTTCCGGATGTTAGAGATGGCTTGAAACCAGTGCATCGAAGAGTTCTTTATGGAATGTATGATTTAGGTGTAACTTCAAGATCTGCCCACAAAAAATCTGCGAGAATCGTAGGGGAGGTTCTGGGTAAGTACCACCCGCACGGAGATACTTCTGTTTATGACGCAATGGTACGTATGGCTCAGGAATGGAGTATGCGATATTTATTAGTTGATGGTCAGGGTAACTTTGGGTCTGTTGATGGTGACAGTCCAGCAGCAATGCGTTATACTGAGGCCAGAATGCGTAAGATTTCTGAAGAAATTATGGCAGATATCGAAAAAGAGACTGTTGATTTTCAATTAAACTTTGACGATACATTATATGAACCAAAAGTAATGCCTACAAAAGTTCCTACTTTATTAGTAAACGGAGCAACAGGTATTGCAGTTGGTATGGCAACCAATATGCCGCCACACAATTTAACTGAAGTTATCAATGGTACTTTAGCGTACTTAGATAACAATGATATAGAAGTTGATGAATTGATGACTCATATTAAAGCACCGGATTTTCCAACTGGTGGTGTAATATATGGTTATGAAGGTGTTCGTGAAGCTTTTAAAACCGGTAGAGGACGTATTGTAATGCGTGCTAAAGTTGGTTTTGAAGAAGTTGACGGAAGAGAATGTATTATTGTTACCGAAATTCCATATCAGGTTAACAAAGCCGAAATGATCAAACGTACGGCTGATTTAGTTAACGATAAAAAAATTGAGGGTATTGCCAATATTCGTGATGAGTCTGATAGAAACGGTATGCGTATCGTTTATATCTTAAAACGTGATGCTACGCCAAACGTAGTTTTAAATACTTTATATAAGTATACTTCTTTACAATCTTCTTTTAGTGTAAATAATATTGCGCTTGTAAAAGGACGTCCTCAATTGTTGAATCTGAAAGATATGATTCATTACTTTATTGAGCACCGTCATGATGTAGTAGTTAGAAGAACTCAATTTGAATTGCGTAAAGCTGAAGAAAGAGCGCATATTTTAGAAGGTTTAATTATTGCTTCTGATAATATTGATGAAGTAATTGCGTTGATTAGAGGTTCTAAAAACACTGATGAGGCAAGAGAAAAATTAATCGAAAGATTTAAATTGTCTGACATTCAGGCTCGTGCTATTGTTGAAATGCGTCTTCGTCAATTAACAGGACTGGAGCAGGACAAATTAAGAGCTGAATTTGACGAATTGATGAAGTTAATTGAGCATTTGAAAGCTTTATTAGCAGATGTTAATTTAAGAACTGATTTAATTAAAGAAGAATTAGCTGAGATACGTGATAAATATGGTGATGATCGTCGATCTCAAATTGAATATTCTGGCGGAGATGTAAGTATCGAAGATTTAATTGCAGATGAGAATGTTGTAATTACAATTTCGCATGCAGGTTATATCAAACGTACAAACCTTACCGAATATAAAACTCAGAATAGAGGAGGAGTTGGTCAAAAAAGTGCAGGAACAAGAGATCAGGATTTCCTTGAGCATATGTTCGTTGCAACCAACCACCAATATATGATGTTCTTTACGCAAAAAGGAAAATGTTTCTGGATGCGTGTTTACGAAATTCCGGAAGGAAGTAAAACAGCAAAAGGTAGAGCGATCCAGAACCTTGTAAACATTGAAAGTGATGATAAAGTAAAAGCTTTCATTTGTACACAAGACTTAAAAGATAAAGATTATATCAATACGCATAATCTTGTAATGGTAACTAAGCAAGGACAGGTGAAGAAAACTTCTTTAGAGAAATATTCTAAACCTCGTGTAAACGGTGTTGCTGCTATTACGATTAAAGAAGGAGATGAGCTGCTTGAAGCAAAATTAACTGATGGTGAAAGCCAAATTATCTTAGCAGTTAAATCTGGTAAGTTGGTTCGTTTTGAGGAAACTAAAACACGTCCGATGGGAAGAACAGCTTCAGGAGTTCGTGGAATTTCTTTAAAAGATGAAACAGATGAAGTAATTGGTATGGTTACTGTGGCTAAAAATGATATTGCTGATTCGCAAATTTTAGTTGTAACTGAAAATGGATATGGTAAACGTACCAAATTAGTTGATGACGATGGTGAAGATGTTTACAGAATTACAAACCGTGGTGGTAAAGGGGTGAAAACACTTAATATCACGGAAAAAACCGGAAAATTAATCTCTATCAACGCAGTAACAGATTCTGATGATTTAATGATTATCAATAAATCAGGATTAACAATCAGAATGGCTATTGAGGATTTACGTGTTATGGGACGTGCTACTCAGGGTGTTCGATTAATTAATCTAAAAGGAAAAGATTCTATCGCTGCAGTTACCAAAGTAATGAAAGACGAGGAAGAGGAAGTTATTGTTGATGAGGATGGTAATGTAGTTGGAACTGTAATTGAAAAAGTTAAACCGGATTTAGAAGTTCTTGAAGATGATGGTACAGCTGACGATGATGACGATGATGACACCGAAGAAGAAGTAGAAGAGGAAGATGATTCTGAAGAAGAATCAGAAGAATAA
- a CDS encoding DUF349 domain-containing protein — protein sequence MLEEKNDNLQEADGKLGIEITDSTQDDATQTVSSDTIDENANLDSDSKSEITVDAEENSHQTALDAIINSNAEESEDETLKERHDIPMQDYHTFSMDSLVDELKKLIQTDKVMSVKDHIEEIKKSFLLQYNHLIEEKKEEFNASKEDPNEEFEYHSPLKSKFDEYYNVFREKRNVHFKHLQTNLKTNLDTRLAIVEELKELINPQENIKDTLKHFNDLRERWKNAGAIPKDKYNHVWNNYHFHVENFYDYLHLDREARDLDFKYNLDQKQKIIARVEELLNETDISKAFRELQDLHRIWKEDIGPVSKEHRDVIWNKFSELTKKIHDKREVLFESQRANEQKNLEVKKEIIGKIEVLGTEKVNSHSQWLIQIQKVEELRNEFFAAGKVPSEVNEETWAAFKTSVRNFNAFKNSFYKDIKKDQNDNLNKKMALVAKAKELQESTDFSSTTPVMKQIQEEWKQIGHVPKKYSDKIWKEFKDACNHYFDKLKEHKSEENIDEVAAFDNKKAYLDILRAYQLTGDHKTDLDAIKKHIENWKAYGKVPFSRRHIEGKFNKILDALFEKLSLSKKETEMMRFANRIDSLSDSNDTRKLDNEKIFLMRKIEEVQNEIFQLENNIQFFTNTKNAKKENSIVLEVRKNIAIHKESLEVWKDKLKQLRNLNQE from the coding sequence ATGTTAGAAGAAAAGAATGATAACCTGCAAGAAGCAGACGGAAAATTAGGAATCGAAATTACTGATTCTACTCAAGATGATGCAACTCAAACTGTGAGCTCTGATACTATTGACGAAAATGCCAATTTAGATTCAGACAGCAAAAGTGAAATCACAGTTGATGCAGAAGAGAATAGTCATCAAACTGCATTAGATGCCATTATAAATTCTAATGCCGAAGAAAGTGAAGATGAAACACTAAAAGAACGCCACGATATCCCAATGCAGGATTATCACACGTTTTCTATGGATTCACTTGTCGATGAACTAAAAAAACTGATTCAGACAGACAAAGTGATGTCTGTAAAAGATCATATAGAAGAAATTAAAAAGTCCTTTTTATTACAATACAACCATCTTATTGAAGAGAAAAAAGAAGAATTCAACGCTTCAAAAGAAGATCCAAATGAAGAATTCGAATATCACTCTCCTTTAAAATCTAAATTTGATGAATACTACAATGTTTTTAGAGAAAAAAGAAATGTTCATTTCAAACATTTACAAACCAATCTAAAAACAAATTTAGATACCAGACTTGCTATTGTTGAAGAATTAAAAGAACTTATAAATCCTCAGGAAAACATCAAAGACACTCTTAAACATTTTAATGATTTGAGAGAGAGATGGAAAAATGCAGGAGCAATTCCTAAAGACAAATACAATCACGTTTGGAATAATTATCATTTTCATGTCGAAAATTTCTACGATTATTTGCATTTAGACCGTGAGGCAAGAGATTTAGATTTTAAATACAATTTAGATCAAAAGCAAAAAATAATTGCGCGAGTTGAAGAATTACTAAATGAAACTGATATTAGTAAAGCTTTCCGCGAATTACAGGATTTACACCGAATCTGGAAAGAAGATATTGGTCCTGTTTCTAAAGAACACCGTGATGTTATCTGGAATAAATTTAGCGAACTGACTAAAAAAATTCATGATAAGAGAGAAGTTTTGTTTGAAAGCCAAAGAGCAAATGAGCAAAAAAATCTTGAAGTCAAAAAAGAAATCATAGGCAAAATTGAAGTTTTGGGAACAGAGAAAGTAAACTCACATTCTCAATGGCTAATCCAGATTCAGAAAGTTGAAGAACTTAGAAATGAGTTTTTTGCTGCCGGAAAAGTACCTTCAGAAGTCAACGAAGAAACCTGGGCCGCATTTAAAACTTCTGTCAGAAACTTTAATGCTTTTAAAAACTCGTTTTACAAAGACATTAAAAAAGATCAAAACGATAATTTAAACAAAAAAATGGCTTTGGTTGCAAAGGCCAAAGAACTTCAGGAAAGCACTGATTTTAGCTCTACAACTCCGGTTATGAAGCAAATTCAAGAAGAATGGAAACAAATTGGTCATGTTCCTAAAAAATATTCTGACAAAATCTGGAAAGAATTTAAGGATGCCTGCAACCATTATTTCGACAAATTAAAAGAGCATAAATCTGAGGAAAATATTGATGAAGTAGCTGCTTTTGATAACAAAAAAGCTTATCTGGATATTTTAAGAGCTTATCAGTTAACTGGTGATCATAAAACAGATCTGGATGCTATTAAAAAACATATCGAGAACTGGAAAGCATACGGAAAAGTGCCTTTTTCAAGACGTCATATTGAAGGTAAATTCAATAAAATTTTAGATGCTCTTTTTGAAAAACTGAGTTTAAGCAAAAAAGAAACTGAAATGATGCGTTTTGCTAACAGAATTGACTCTTTGTCCGACAGTAATGATACTCGTAAACTGGACAACGAAAAGATTTTCTTAATGCGAAAAATCGAAGAAGTACAAAACGAAATTTTCCAATTAGAAAATAATATTCAGTTTTTTACCAATACAAAAAATGCCAAAAAAGAAAATTCAATTGTTCTTGAGGTACGAAAAAATATCGCAATTCACAAAGAAAGTCTTGAAGTCTGGAAAGACAAACTAAAACAATTGAGAAACTTAAATCAGGAGTAA
- a CDS encoding tetratricopeptide repeat protein, producing MKSKYVILASALLISLATFAQKDQIKNAEKALKGGDAQGAITILNDAENMVANAKDVEQAQFYFVKGNSYLALADKKVEESKNLSLAADSYKKLIEIEKTSGKQKYSVQAAASITDIKGKLINSAIADTQANKHVEGAKKLYDAYVLDKKDTINLYYAASTAVNSQDFDLALPMYEELKKLNYSGKGTMYTAVNKASGNDDSFANAKERDMAVKLGTHEKPKTEAIPSKRGEIYKNLALILVQKGRTEDAKKAIADARKANPDDTSLILTEANLYLETKDFDMYKKLVGEALEKDPNNADLVFNLGVISAGAKNNADAEKYYLKAIEINPNYTNAYLNLSALKLEAEKPIIDEMNKLGTSAKDMKRYDVLKAQRESVFKGVIPYLKKANELDPKNEDVSKTLLGVYSALEMTAEAKALKAKM from the coding sequence ATGAAAAGTAAATATGTAATACTGGCATCAGCATTATTGATTTCACTAGCTACTTTTGCTCAGAAAGATCAGATTAAAAATGCTGAAAAAGCGTTAAAAGGCGGAGATGCTCAGGGAGCAATCACAATCTTGAACGATGCAGAAAACATGGTAGCAAATGCTAAAGATGTTGAGCAGGCTCAATTTTATTTCGTAAAAGGAAATAGTTATTTAGCATTAGCAGATAAAAAAGTTGAAGAAAGTAAAAACTTATCTCTTGCTGCTGACAGCTACAAAAAATTAATTGAAATCGAAAAAACATCAGGAAAACAAAAGTATTCAGTTCAGGCTGCTGCTTCAATTACTGATATTAAAGGCAAATTAATCAATTCAGCTATCGCTGATACACAAGCTAACAAACATGTAGAAGGAGCAAAAAAATTATACGATGCATATGTGTTAGATAAAAAAGATACAATTAATTTATACTATGCAGCTTCTACAGCTGTAAACTCACAGGATTTTGATCTTGCGTTGCCAATGTATGAGGAATTGAAAAAATTAAACTATTCTGGAAAAGGGACTATGTATACAGCAGTAAACAAAGCTTCTGGAAACGATGATAGTTTTGCAAACGCAAAAGAAAGAGATATGGCTGTAAAATTAGGTACACACGAAAAACCTAAAACTGAAGCTATTCCTTCTAAAAGAGGTGAAATCTACAAAAACTTAGCGTTAATTTTAGTTCAAAAAGGACGTACTGAAGATGCTAAAAAAGCAATCGCAGACGCTAGAAAAGCAAATCCAGATGATACTTCATTGATTTTAACTGAAGCTAACTTATATCTTGAGACTAAAGATTTTGACATGTACAAAAAATTAGTTGGAGAAGCTTTAGAAAAAGATCCAAACAATGCTGATTTAGTATTTAATTTAGGTGTAATTAGTGCTGGTGCAAAGAATAACGCAGACGCTGAGAAATATTACTTAAAAGCGATCGAGATCAATCCAAACTATACAAATGCTTATCTTAACTTATCTGCATTAAAATTAGAAGCTGAAAAACCAATCATTGATGAGATGAACAAACTTGGAACTTCAGCAAAAGATATGAAACGTTATGATGTTTTAAAAGCACAAAGAGAAAGTGTTTTTAAAGGTGTAATTCCTTACCTTAAAAAAGCTAATGAGTTAGATCCTAAAAATGAAGATGTTTCTAAAACTTTATTAGGAGTTTATAGCGCTCTTGAAATGACTGCAGAAGCTAAAGCTTTGAAGGCTAAAATGTAA
- a CDS encoding shikimate dehydrogenase family protein, with translation MIGILKRRFGLLGRNISYSFSKGYFTEKFSDEVFAGNSYENFDISEIDHLTGLIKNNPDLKGLNVTIPYKEQVIPYLDKLSRKAQLIGAVNTIKFTKSGKLKGYNTDYYGFKKSLKPLLEPHHKKALILGTGGASKGVAFALDELDIPYVFVSRESRENIIDYNLINATTFDNFQIIINCTPVGTSPNIEACPDLPYEFFTEKHIAYDLIYNPAETQFLKNAKERGAVIKNGYDMLIFQAEKAWKIWNK, from the coding sequence ATGATAGGTATTCTAAAAAGACGATTTGGCTTATTGGGCCGTAATATTAGCTACTCATTTTCAAAAGGGTATTTTACAGAAAAATTTAGTGATGAGGTTTTTGCCGGCAACAGCTACGAAAATTTCGACATTTCTGAAATTGATCACCTTACCGGATTAATCAAAAACAATCCGGATTTAAAAGGGCTTAATGTTACGATTCCATACAAAGAGCAAGTCATTCCTTATTTAGATAAATTATCCAGAAAAGCACAACTTATTGGTGCTGTAAACACAATAAAGTTTACCAAAAGCGGTAAATTGAAAGGTTACAATACCGATTATTATGGCTTTAAAAAATCGTTAAAACCATTATTAGAGCCACATCATAAAAAAGCACTGATTTTAGGCACAGGAGGAGCATCAAAAGGTGTTGCTTTTGCACTTGATGAACTCGATATTCCTTATGTTTTTGTGTCGAGAGAATCAAGAGAAAATATCATTGACTACAATTTAATAAACGCTACAACTTTTGATAATTTCCAAATTATCATCAATTGTACCCCCGTTGGAACAAGTCCTAATATCGAAGCTTGTCCTGATCTCCCTTATGAGTTTTTTACTGAAAAACATATTGCTTACGATTTAATTTATAATCCGGCGGAAACTCAGTTTTTAAAAAATGCCAAAGAAAGAGGTGCTGTAATTAAAAACGGTTATGATATGCTAATTTTTCAGGCAGAAAAAGCATGGAAAATATGGAACAAATAA